In Monodelphis domestica isolate mMonDom1 chromosome 4, mMonDom1.pri, whole genome shotgun sequence, one DNA window encodes the following:
- the LOC103099874 gene encoding zinc finger protein 383-like isoform X2, whose translation MASLSSWKAHRRTQRTSPPLELPPPEAPQGGPTARGMAPGTPRPPSKGSITFKEVAVDFNQEEWCLLDHSQKELYLEVMLDNVQNLLSVGFPVPREDFISCFQQGKAPWLLEQKGPRSSCPEAETNFEMKEMSTKLSLFLKRFYLQRCMNEGPCDFILREICDTNINRKKNPKSDCEFDETAKKFSQYLFLSQYMKLTPGNICCQDSEYRKCFPEEVKHVLSPEKPPEMPMYQESIRGMAFSSSLDLIRHPKRKHIGVVSVTNKGRSPFSLNSECGSHQVIHSGEKPYECKHCGKTFTQRGNLARHQRIHTGEKPYECKQCGKAFTERSHLAAHQRIHTGEKPYECKQCGKAFTQRGDLVAHQRIHTGEKPYECKHCGKAFTQRGNLAAHQRMHIGKKPYECKQCGKAFTQRSNFAAHQRIHTGEKPFECKQCGKSFAERASLAAHQRIHTGEKPYECKQCGKAFTQRGYLAAHQRIHTGEKPYECKQCGNTFTQRSSLAIHERIHSGEKPFECKQCGKTFRGRGSLAAHQRIHSGEKPYECKQCGKAFTGRGSLARHQTIHTGEKPYECKHCGKGFSRRGSLARHQRIHPGEKPYEYKLYGKSFTQRDSLGRQ comes from the exons GGGTCAATAACATTCAAAGAGGTGGCTGTAGACTTCAACCAGGAGGAGTGGTGCCTGTTGGAccattctcagaaagagctgtacctggaggtcatgctggataatgtgcagaatctactctctgtgg GGTTTCCAGTTCCTAGAGAAGATTTTATTTCCTGTTTTCAGCAAGGGAAAGCACCATGGCTACTAGAGCAAAAAGGCCCAAGGAGCTCCTGTCCAG AAGCAGAGACCAATTTTGAAATGAAGGAGATGTCTACAAAGCTGAGCCTTTTTTTAAAGCGATTTTACCTCCAAAGATGCATGAATGAGGGTCCCTGTGACttcattttgagagaaatctgtgacACTAATATCAAtcgaaaaaaaaatccaaagagtgACTGTGAATTTGATGAAACTGCAAAGAAATTCAGCCAATATTTATTCCTAAGTCAGTATATGAAATTGACCCCAGGAAATATCTGTTGTCAGGATAGTGAATACAGAAAATGCTTTCCTGAAGAAGTAAAACATGTTCTTTCACCTGAGAAACCTCCTGAAATGCCCATGTATCAAGAAAGCATAAGGGGAATGGCCTTCAGCTCTAGTTTAGACCTTATTAGACATCCAAAACGTAAACATATAGGGGTGGTTTCTGTAACTAATAAAGGTAGGAGTCCTTTCAGTCTAAACTCTGAGTGTGGTTCACATCAAGtaatccactctggagagaaaccttatgaatgtaaacactgtggaaagactttcacacagaggggaaatcttgccagacatcagagaatccacactggagagaaaccttatgaatgtaaacagtgtggaaaggcttttactgAGAGGAgccatcttgctgcacatcagagaatccatactggagagaaaccttatgaatgtaaacaatgtggaaaggcttttacacagAGGGGTGATCTTGTTGCTcaccagagaatccacactggagagaaaccttatgaatgtaaacactgtggaaaggctttcacacagagaggcaatcttgctgcacatcagagaatgcacattggaaagaaaccttatgaatgtaaacaatgtggaaaagctttcacacagaggagtaattttgctgcacatcagagaatccacaccggagaaaaaccttttgaatgtaaacagtgtggaaagtcTTTTGCAGAGAGGGCctctcttgctgcacatcagagaatccacactggtgagaaaccttatgaatgtaaacaatgtggaaaggctttcacacagaggggttatcttgctgcacatcagagaatccacactggagagaaaccctatgaatgtaaacaatgtggaaatacTTTCACACAGAGGAGCAGTCTTGCTATACATgagagaatccactctggagagaaaccttttgaatgtaaacaatgtggaaagacttttagaGGGAGGGGctctcttgctgcacatcagagaatccactctggagagaaaccttatgaatgtaaacagtgcgGAAAAGCTTTTACAGGGAGAGGCTCTCTTGCCAGACATCAAacaatccacactggagagaaaccttatgaatgtaaacactgtggaaagggtTTTTCAAGGAGGGGCTCTCTTgccagacatcagagaatccaccctggagagaaaccttatgaatataaattatatggAAAGTCTTTCACACAAAGGGACTCTCTTGGTAGACAGTGA
- the LOC103099874 gene encoding zinc finger protein 383-like isoform X1, whose translation MGRGWSGFSPKGTFRRTQRTSPPLELPPPEAPQGGPTARGMAPGTPRPPSKGSITFKEVAVDFNQEEWCLLDHSQKELYLEVMLDNVQNLLSVGFPVPREDFISCFQQGKAPWLLEQKGPRSSCPEAETNFEMKEMSTKLSLFLKRFYLQRCMNEGPCDFILREICDTNINRKKNPKSDCEFDETAKKFSQYLFLSQYMKLTPGNICCQDSEYRKCFPEEVKHVLSPEKPPEMPMYQESIRGMAFSSSLDLIRHPKRKHIGVVSVTNKGRSPFSLNSECGSHQVIHSGEKPYECKHCGKTFTQRGNLARHQRIHTGEKPYECKQCGKAFTERSHLAAHQRIHTGEKPYECKQCGKAFTQRGDLVAHQRIHTGEKPYECKHCGKAFTQRGNLAAHQRMHIGKKPYECKQCGKAFTQRSNFAAHQRIHTGEKPFECKQCGKSFAERASLAAHQRIHTGEKPYECKQCGKAFTQRGYLAAHQRIHTGEKPYECKQCGNTFTQRSSLAIHERIHSGEKPFECKQCGKTFRGRGSLAAHQRIHSGEKPYECKQCGKAFTGRGSLARHQTIHTGEKPYECKHCGKGFSRRGSLARHQRIHPGEKPYEYKLYGKSFTQRDSLGRQ comes from the exons GGGTCAATAACATTCAAAGAGGTGGCTGTAGACTTCAACCAGGAGGAGTGGTGCCTGTTGGAccattctcagaaagagctgtacctggaggtcatgctggataatgtgcagaatctactctctgtgg GGTTTCCAGTTCCTAGAGAAGATTTTATTTCCTGTTTTCAGCAAGGGAAAGCACCATGGCTACTAGAGCAAAAAGGCCCAAGGAGCTCCTGTCCAG AAGCAGAGACCAATTTTGAAATGAAGGAGATGTCTACAAAGCTGAGCCTTTTTTTAAAGCGATTTTACCTCCAAAGATGCATGAATGAGGGTCCCTGTGACttcattttgagagaaatctgtgacACTAATATCAAtcgaaaaaaaaatccaaagagtgACTGTGAATTTGATGAAACTGCAAAGAAATTCAGCCAATATTTATTCCTAAGTCAGTATATGAAATTGACCCCAGGAAATATCTGTTGTCAGGATAGTGAATACAGAAAATGCTTTCCTGAAGAAGTAAAACATGTTCTTTCACCTGAGAAACCTCCTGAAATGCCCATGTATCAAGAAAGCATAAGGGGAATGGCCTTCAGCTCTAGTTTAGACCTTATTAGACATCCAAAACGTAAACATATAGGGGTGGTTTCTGTAACTAATAAAGGTAGGAGTCCTTTCAGTCTAAACTCTGAGTGTGGTTCACATCAAGtaatccactctggagagaaaccttatgaatgtaaacactgtggaaagactttcacacagaggggaaatcttgccagacatcagagaatccacactggagagaaaccttatgaatgtaaacagtgtggaaaggcttttactgAGAGGAgccatcttgctgcacatcagagaatccatactggagagaaaccttatgaatgtaaacaatgtggaaaggcttttacacagAGGGGTGATCTTGTTGCTcaccagagaatccacactggagagaaaccttatgaatgtaaacactgtggaaaggctttcacacagagaggcaatcttgctgcacatcagagaatgcacattggaaagaaaccttatgaatgtaaacaatgtggaaaagctttcacacagaggagtaattttgctgcacatcagagaatccacaccggagaaaaaccttttgaatgtaaacagtgtggaaagtcTTTTGCAGAGAGGGCctctcttgctgcacatcagagaatccacactggtgagaaaccttatgaatgtaaacaatgtggaaaggctttcacacagaggggttatcttgctgcacatcagagaatccacactggagagaaaccctatgaatgtaaacaatgtggaaatacTTTCACACAGAGGAGCAGTCTTGCTATACATgagagaatccactctggagagaaaccttttgaatgtaaacaatgtggaaagacttttagaGGGAGGGGctctcttgctgcacatcagagaatccactctggagagaaaccttatgaatgtaaacagtgcgGAAAAGCTTTTACAGGGAGAGGCTCTCTTGCCAGACATCAAacaatccacactggagagaaaccttatgaatgtaaacactgtggaaagggtTTTTCAAGGAGGGGCTCTCTTgccagacatcagagaatccaccctggagagaaaccttatgaatataaattatatggAAAGTCTTTCACACAAAGGGACTCTCTTGGTAGACAGTGA